The Arachis ipaensis cultivar K30076 chromosome B07, Araip1.1, whole genome shotgun sequence genome includes a window with the following:
- the LOC107607158 gene encoding uncharacterized protein LOC107607158: MEDKSLKHAYGMVENVLVKVEDLYLPTGFVILDTGEDKNNSIILGRPFLATKNALIDVGRGELILRLGEDHILFKISNSQSLSTKGGGGLKKTVPKGWKNKKIPTEDFSPGMRVVFTRNPVIQHTVNRILSLEYVELIHESTGRKFTMRGEDLSPYEPP, from the exons ATGGAAGATAAGTCCCTGAAACATGCATATGGAATGGTGGAGAATGTCcttgtaaaggttgaagacctttacctccCTACAGGCTTCGTGATACTTGACACTGGAGAGGACAAGAACaactccatcatcctaggaaggccctTCCTAGCCACTAAGAATGCCTTGATTGATGTTGGAAGGGGAGAGCTAATTCTGAGGTTAGGGGAAGATCATATCCTATTTAAGATTTCCAACTCTCAATCTCTCTCAACCAAAGGAG GAGGAGGTCTTAAGAAGACGGTACCCAAGGgctggaagaacaagaagattccGACTGAAGACttttcacctggcatgagagtagtCTTCACAAGAAATCCAGTCATACAacatactgtgaaccggatcctgtCTCTGGAGTATGTTGAACTGattcatgagagcacaggaagaaagttcaccaTGAGGGGTGAAGATTTGAGCCCCTATGAACCTCCGTAA
- the LOC107607157 gene encoding uncharacterized protein At4g02000-like: MDITDIHFTSIAEARRDEYQTEEDNRKGGRNVLLLEEADIAEGINACSNSLYGKLFASKTFSVGTMGNVLKAIWRNPEGFSVSDKGDNYFQFFFNKEVDVLRVERGSPWLFKDYVLHVKRWKEDQNVDEEIVSNFSVWVQFWGLPELFKILEVGRKLGERLGTVLEVGKFQMRDRKTRIVKAKINIEATKKVRDQLIVAGPNKKEVEVALRYERLGKFCTYCAKLGHEVKNCHELLKGTESDRVKEDDIGE; encoded by the exons ATGGATATAACGGATATTCATTTCACTAG CATAGCTGAGGCAAGGAGAGATGAATATCAGACCGAGGAAGACAACCGAAAAGGAGGTAGAAATGTGCTTCTGCTGGAAGAGGCAGACATAGCAGAAGGTATTAACGCTTGCTCCAATAGTCTCTATGGCAAACTCTTTGCTTCCAAAACCTTCTCAGTTGGAACCATGGGGAATGTTTTAAAGGCTATATGGAGAAATCCAGAAGGATTTAGCGTGAGTGACAAAGGGGACAATTACTTccaattcttttttaataaaGAGGTGGATGTCTTGCGTGTTGAACGTGGTTCTCCATGGCTATTCAAGGATTATGTGCTCCATGTCAAGAGATGGAAGGAAGATCAGAACGTTGATGAAGAGATTGTTTCTAATTTTTCAGTTTGGGTTCAATTTTGGGGTTTGCCAGAATTGTTTAAAATCCTCGAAGTTGGACGTAAATTGGGAGAGAGGCTGGGCACAGTGTTGGAGGTAGGTAAATTTCAGATGAGAGACagaaaaactaggattgtaaagGCCAAGATCAATATTGAAGCTACCAAGAAAGTGAGGGATCAGTTAATTGTTGCAGGACCTAATAAAAAGGAGGTAGAGGTGGCATTGCGCTATGAGAGACTTGGAAAGTTCTGTACCTACTGCGCAAAATTGGGACACGAGGTGAAAAACTGCCATGAACTGCTGAAGGGCACAGAGAGTGATAGGGTAAAAGAGGATGACATTGGCGAATAG
- the LOC107607155 gene encoding RING-H2 finger protein ATL38-like: MTDLIECHPPLRCHQTNHHRVLCLFLSKLSLHVIVTNNLFVQDVGSYPPHFLFLFLLIFHTPLATAQQQEYPLPKVRGDKTMVIVLLVLVAVFFALGLLSIYIRQCSERRHRDQLHPAILSATYGGGNSGGQHHGLDIAVVDSFPTFIYSNVKSHKIGQGALECAVCLCEFQDEETLRLIPQCCHVFHSDCIDVWFSSHSTCPVCRANLTPKPPHTSSPQSLVVNISDQPDTNPVNSEPNIISLINDGDQNNAIITEPKSHQERRTIFNLDEENGSVQSFXVSCRVTFQRERSHKEGYRTRSARSTEPPFIGMTRFERLEKGESIKGNEVKVDGGERSFDLLFPKGSRDEN; encoded by the coding sequence ATGACCGACCTGATCGAGTGTCATCCACCTTTAAGATGCCATCAAACTAACCACCACCGCGTCCTCTGTCTTTTTCTATCTAAACTATCACTACATGTCATCGTAACTAATAATCTGTTTGTTCAAGATGTTGGATCCTATCCacctcattttctttttctttttctccttatcTTTCACACTCCGCTTGCAACGGCACAGCAGCAGGAGTACCCATTGCCTAAGGTAAGAGGTGACAAGACCATGGTCATTGTCCTCCTCGTCCTCGTGGCCGTCTTCTTCGCCCTAGGCCTCCTCTCCATCTATATTCGCCAATGCTCCGAACGTCGGCACCGTGACCAGCTCCACCCTGCTATCCTCTCTGCCACCTACGGTGGAGGCAACAGCGGGGGGCAGCATCATGGCCTTGACATTGCGGTGGTGGACTCATTTCCAACCTTCATCTACTCCAACGTGAAGAGTCACAAGATTGGGCAGGGGGCGCTAGAATGCGCCGTGTGCCTCTGCGAGTTTCAAGATGAAGAAACGCTGCGTTTGATCCCACAATGCTGCCACGTGTTCCACTCCGACTGCATCGATGTCTGGTTCTCCTCCCACTCAACATGTCCAGTCTGCCGTGCAAATCTCACGCCAAAACCACCTCACACGTCATCACCACAATCCCTCGTTGTAAACATTTCGGATCAACCTGATACGAATCCAGTTAACAGTGAGCCAAATATCATTTCCCTGATCAATGATGGCGACCAGAACAATGCAATAATAACAGAGCCGAAGTCTCACCAGGAGAGGAGAACTATTTTTAATTTGGATGAAGAGAATGGTTCGGTTCAGTCATTTTANGTTAGTTGCAGGGTAACATTTCAAAGGGAGAGAAGCCACAAGGAGGGTTATAGGACAAGGAGTGCAAGAAGCACAGAGCCACCTTTTATTGGCATGACCAGATTTGAAAGGTTAGAGAAGGGTGAGAGCATTAAAGGAAATGAGGTTAAAGTAGATGGGGGAGAACGGTCTTTTGATCTTCTATTTCCCAAGGGCTCAAGGGATGAGAATTAG